The nucleotide window GAATGGTAACAGACAGGgcaattgtgtgtgtatgtgtatatatgtgtgcgtatgtgtatatatatgtgtgtatgtgtatatatgtgtgtatgtttatatatgtgtgtatgtgtatatatgtgtgcgtatgtgtatatatatgtgtgtatgtgtatatatatgtgtgtatgtgtatatatgtgtgtgtatgtgtatatatatgtgtatgtgtatatatgtgtgcgtatgtgtatatatgtgtgtgtatgtgtatatatgtgtgtgtatgtgtatatatgtgtgtgtatgtgtatatatatgtgtgtatgcgtatatatatgtgtatgtgtatatatgtgtgcgtatgtgtatatgtgtgtgtatgtgtatatatgtgtgtgtatgtgtatatatgtgtgtgtatgtgtatatatatgtgtgtatgcgtatatatatgtgtgtatgcgtatatatatgtgtatatatgtgtgtatgtgtgtatttgtgtgtgtatgtgtatatatgtgtgtatgtgtatttgtgtgtgtatgtgtatatgtgtgcgtatgtgtatatatgtgtgcgtatgtgtatatatgtgtgtgtatgtgtatttgtgtgtgtatgtgtatatatgtgtgtgtgtatgtgtatatgtgtgtgtatgtgtatatatgtgtgtgtatgtgtatttgtgtgtgtatgtgtatatatgtgtgtgtatgtgtatatatgtgtgtgtatgtgcatatatgtgtgtgtatgtgcatatatatatatgtgtgcatgtgtatatatgtgtgtgtatgtgtatatatgtgtgtgtatgtgtatatatgtgtgtgtatgtgtatatatgtgtgtgtgtatgtgtatatgtgtgtgtatgtgtatatatgtgtgtgtatgtgtatttgtgtgtgtatgtgtatatatgtgtgtgtatgtgtatttgtgtgtgtatgtgtatttgtgtgtgtatgtgtatatatgtgtgtgtatgtgtatttgtgtgtgtatgtgtatatatgtgtgtgtatgtgtatttgtgtgtgtatgtgtatatatgtgtgtgtatgtgtatttgtgtgtgtatgtgtatatatgtgtgtgtatgtgtatatatgtgtgtgtatgtgtatatatgtgtgtgtgtatgtgtatatgtgtgtgtatgtgtatatatgtgtgtatgtgtatatatgtgtgtgtatgtgtatttgtgtgtgtatgtgtatatatgtgtgtgtatgtgtatttgtgtgtgtatgtgtatttgtgtgtgtatgtgtatatatgtgtgtgtatgtgtatttgtgtgtgtatgtgtatatatgtgtgtgtatgtgtatttgtgtgtgtatgtgtatatatgtgtgtgtatgtgtatttgtgtgtgtatgtgtatatatgtgtgtgtatgtgtatttgtgtgtgtatgtgtatatatgtgtgtgttggtcactcactgtccctgaGTATGTGGCAGACAGATACATCTGTATACATCTGAGTATTCTGGTAGGTGCTACAGGTCCATACCGGCCAAAACAAACAGACTCAGGGACAGCTTCTTTCCCAAAGCCATCACGCTGCTAAATGGGAATCTGCACTAATTGACATTTACAGTGTGTCCTCTGGTTTGTCTGTCCTACGTGTCTATAGGGTACTTGTATATGTTTCTATCGTTTTTATAGTTAGTTCAaacttttctatttaaatattgcaCTGTGGGCACTTTTTAAGGAGCAGCTTCCAATTGCGTTGTACTATGTGTACTGTGTATGCTgtgtataatgacaataaaggcttTCTATTTTACTTCTATCTGTAGACCTAATAGACTTGGCTTTAGCagaggtcagtagtgtgtgGCGCGCGCCATCTAGTGGACACAGAATATTGTAGGAAAAGGAATGCGGTTTTAGGACATTTTGTGAATACTCAGAGAGAGGCAGTATTAACATGGAAAGGCATCGGCACCTTACGtacgggtgacagtggcatcgatttttttttttttgacagtggcatatgcctctgttttgcgcaaatgccgatgacattgacatccgttttatgacactggcatatactccacttcattgttgaacatctgccagtaAGTTTAGCTAGCAATTGGATGTTTAAACCagctatatatttaactactcagtaaacaaggaacgtccctggacgttcaaaataagtctaaaagtagtctgtccgtcaaacacatattttaaacgtcaatggacgtccaaaatccatcttaataagttagttaagtggtgaccaatcgataacgtcagtggacgtccaaaacgcattttatacaagtaatttatttcgggaccaattaataacgtcaatggacgtccaaaatacgtctaatacttgttttttcaatgtctgtgtttggacgtcttttcaacgttcactttcaaccttaagagaacgttgatggcagtcattacgttatttcaacgtcgaatcaacggctaattgtttactgggtagcacacgtatgctactagcatgtaaacggaccaaacaagtgacatgctacaaacatagtcatgtcactgtgttcatggacaAGTGAACTACAAGTTCTTCCCAGTAAGGGGTATACGACACTCCTCAAACTCACCACTTTCAAGATGTCCACATACCACAATGCTGCCAAGCAACATTACTACTGGACTActagattaattaaaatgtctttatggcacgtgaagctctaatggCCTTGTACAACACTGCATGTCAGATTCTTGAAAGCTGACGTTTCAACCAAGACAATGTATGACTTTCTGATGAAGGCTCATAATATGTGCTGACATCCAATTCTACTGAAATATAATCCAGATTTCCCCTAAATTTCTCCTTTACAATAAAGcccatgtgtttatttaatgacttctttttaagtctttaacttgtccacaaaaacatggcactgtgaaaagatctgacagaaaaaagaaTTCAACATTATGTAATTACTACTGAACATTTAGTTTAGCTGTACAAGTTATCAAAAgtctacaaaaacaacagatcataaacagcacatcattttttaagtttttaatctCAATAATAAGACAATCATACTGATCACAAAGGAACATTTTGGCCATTAGTATTTCCTCAgcatttatcaaaataaatataccatTATTAACATAGAAATTCAGATTAGAAACAGACTGCTTACTATTgctagcatttttaaaaaaaacagaatacttGAGATGTTTTTTAGAGATGTGGTCCTGGGTGCACTCATCACACTTTCTACAGAATAGACAAGTACTGTGAGCCTGGATGTCATGAAACAGACCATcaagtgttttaaatgtgtgtccTAAAAAGCTAAATAAATACAGGGTAGCGTTAAGGTATTAATTGTTAACTTGTCAGAGACTAGCAGCACCAGAACGCATGCACACTAAACCTTATAGTATAGCCCTCTGCCACTTTTAATTGCATTCTTATACAGCATTCTATTGTATATTAgcagtataaaatgtatttcccaTATATTACTGATAACCAGTGAACATGATACTACACGGCATTTAACATTACctgtgtaaaataatataaataataatggtagCTACACCACTATTTGTACTCATTTAATACGTAATAGTACAACACACCTACCGTGCAATGTCCCCATATTGTTTTCTCGTTCTTCTTGAGAAAGACCTTTGGCCCCTAGATGATGCCAGTGTTCAATTTTCTGATTAGGCCTAGCAGGGTTACTACCTCAATTTAAATTcgaaaattttaaaaagtaatgtttcatttaataCACTGTCATATTAGATTTtcactctatacacacacacacatacatatacatacacacacacacacacacatttatatatatttatatattactgCCTCTCATGTTATCGCACGGCAGCATTGTGGTATGTCGACGTCTTAAAAGTGGTGGTTTTGAGGAGCGTCGTATACCCCTAACTGTGAAGAACTTTTAGTTCAATtgtccatgaacacagtgacagtggactgtgtgcgaataagggatgctatgtttgtagcatgtcaCATGTTTGGTCCGTTTACATGCTAGTAGCATACGTGCGCcagttaaatatatagctagtttaaacatccaaatgctagctaaacttagtctactggcagatgttcaacaatgaagtggagtatatgtcagtgtcataaaacggatgtcaatgtcatccgcatttgcgcaaaacagaggcatatgccactgtcaaaaaaaaaaaaaaatcgatgccattgacacatgccactgtcagcaaaaaaaaaatcgatgccattggcacatgccactgtcacaaaaaaaatagatgccattgacacatgccactgtcacaaaaaaaaatagatgccattgacacatgccactgtcacaaaaaaaaaaaaatagatgccattgacacatgccactgtcacaaAAAAAATTAGATGCCATTgacacatgccactgtcacaaaaaaaatagatgccattgacacatgccactgtcacaaaaaaaaatagatgccattgacacatgccactgtcacaaaaaaaaaaaatagatgccattgacacatgccactgtcacaaaaaaaaattagatgCCATTgacacatgccactgtcacaaaaaaaaatagatgccattggcacatgccactgtcagcaaaaaaaaaatcgatgccattggcacatgccactgtcacaaaaaaaaaaaatagatgccattggcacatgccactgtcacaaaaaaaaattagatgCCATTgacacatgccactgtcacaaaaaaaaaaaaatagatgccattgacacatgccactgtcacaaaaaaaaaaaatatatagatgccattggcacatgccactgtcagcaaaaaaaatagatgccattgacacatgccactgtcacaaaaaaaaaaaaaatagatgccattggcacatgccactgtcagcaaaaaaaaaatcgatgccattggcacatgccactgtcacaaaaaaaaaaaaatagatgccattgacacatgccactgtcaccaaaaaaaaaaaaaaaatagatgccattggcacatgcccctgtcagcaaaaaaaaaatcgatgccattggcacatgccactgtcacaaaaaaaaaaaaatagatgccattgacacatgccactgtcacaaaaaaaaaaattagatgcCATTgacacatgccactgtcacaaaaaaaaaaaaaaatagatgccattggcacatgccactgtcagcaaaaaaaaaaatcgatgccattggcacatgccactgtcacaaaaaaaaaaaatagatgccattgacacatgccactgtcacaaaaaaaaaattagatgcCATTgacacatgccactgtcacaaaaaaaaaattagatgcCATTgacacatgccactgtcacaaaaaaaaaaaaaaatagatgccattgacacatgccactgtcacaaaaaaaaaatcgatgccattggcacatgccactgtcacaaaaaaaaaaaaaaatagatgccattggcacatgccactgtcaccaaaaaaaaaaaaatagatgccattggcacatgcccctgtcacccaaaaaaaaaaaatagatgccactgtcacccgtaCGTAAGGTGCCGATGTTACTGGCATGTGCCAGTGTCACGCGAACGTAAGATGCCGATGCCTTTCCATGTTAATACCGCTACTGTTCTTTTCACCCAGACAGCCTGGGTTCAGCCTCCATTATGTTTtttctaatggttagagaagcaaAATTAAGAACAGAAGGTCTCTGGTTCAATTCATACAACAGAGGAAATTGGTTCGCAgagggggagtgaaggaacagtgctgtctcctccctcaacattcatggTTAaattgcccttgagcaaggcacctagcCCCTGACTGCCCTATAGGTGCTGAGGTTGGCTGCCCACTACTccaggtgtgtctgtgtgtattcactGATGGGTTCAATGGGCAGAAAAATACACAATGTGCACGTGGTACAATGACAACCAAAGCAGGTTTATCGTAAGTTTTTAGTTCATGAAAAGGCTGTGTTTTTAACCTATCAGCAGACATTGTGAAATCACTGAGTGTGAGGTTGTATATATTGACGGGAATAAAGGGAGGAAGGTTGTGTCTTttgaatctgtgagtgtgtgtgtgtgtgtgtgtgtggaaagtcCCCCTCAGCTCTGACTCAGGGAATTATGGAGTGTGATGGCTTGGGGATAGAAACTGTTGCACAATGTACCAGTGGGGGCCTGAATGCTGCGGTACTTTCTTCCAGGGCGCAGGAGAATAAAGAGCAAAGAACTGTACTGTCTCAGTTCACCAAACAGAACAATCTTTGGTTTAAAAAGACCTTAACATCCATGAAATCTGCATGGGTCTCTGAAGATTAAATCCATGAgctacaaagaaaaacatcacaCAAGTGTCAGCAAGTCAAATACTTTTGTTAACAGGTCATAGAATCTCTTTTAAACAACACATCAATCTGGACTTTGAGCCCATAACAACAAAACTAACCACTCTGATCATGCACTCTTCTTCCTCTGTGCCCTAAAGAGCAGAGAATGTTCAGCGAAAGAACAACTCAAACTTCAAAGTTCCACTCACTTCTTGAAGAGTGCAGCATCACTGCGATATTCTTTACACTATGAACCAGTTGAATCGCTGTTCAGAAACACTTCAACACTGGGGGCtgccatggcctaatggttagagaatcAGGTTTAGAAGTAAGTTAGATTCCCACGACTGGTGAGAAAATtgagaggagtgaaggaacaggaCTCTATTCTTCCCTCAATCCTTGgctgaagtgcctttgagcaaggtacactctcagaaacaaTATGTACAGTACAGGTGCATTATTGATCACTAAAGgcacaacagtggtgttaaattccaggttgtgttccctaaaggtacattacattttcttctccagaaggagagagggatatCTGTACActtttattatagaactgtgtaaaataaacgAACATTATATACATTGATTGATTCCttcatggtggcgcagcaggtaggtgtcacagtcacacagctcctgggacctcaaggttgtgggttcgattcccgctccaggtgactgtctgtgaggagtgtggtgtgttctccctgtgtctgtgtgagtttcctccgggtgactgtctgtgaggagtgtggtgtgttctctctgtgtctgcgtgggtttcctccgggtgactgtctgtgaggagtgtggtgtgttctccctgtgtctgcgtgggtttcctccgggtgactgtctgtgaagggtgtggtgtgttctctctgtgtctgcgtgggtttcctccgggtgctccggtttcctcccacggtccaagaaaaaaccacacgttggtaggtggattggcgactcaaaagtgttcgtaggtgtgagtgcatgagtgaatgtggtgccctgtgaaggactggcgccccctccagggtgtattcccgcattgcgcccaatgattccaggtaggcaatggacccaccacgaccctgacctggataagggttacagataatgaatgattccttcattatctgaaaccgtttatccagttcagggttgcggtgggtccggagcctacccagaatcactgagcgcaaggcaggaacacatcctggagggggcgccagtccttcacagggcgacacacactcacatatacagacacttttttgagtcaccattccacctgacaatgtgtttttggatcgtagGAGGAAACTCCTATGCAGGAGctgtatttctgttttaaatgtccctgtgtgtgtgtatggggggggGGATGTATGCATTCACTGGATGTAAAATACCTACAATGAATTCAAGGACCACATATTGCACATAAATGCAGTAATATACAATAAACCTACAGTAAAAACTAGCAACCAATCAACAATAAGTTCAAATGGACTTAAAGGACAGGAATAGGAGCAAAAGACCATTCCACAAGGTCCACTGCTCGTACTTCCTTTCACCCAGACAGCCTGGGTTCGGCCTCCATTATGTTTtttctaatggttagagaagcaaAATTAAGAACAGAAGGTCTCTGGTTCAATTCATACAACAGAGGAAATTGGTTCGCAgagggggagtgaaggaacagtgctgtctcctccctcaacattcatggTTAAAttgcccttgaacaaggcacctaGCCCCTGACTGCCCTATAGACGCTGAGgttggctgcccactgctccaggtgtgtctgtgtgtattcactGATGGGTTCAATTGGGAGGAAAATACACAATGTGCATGTGGTACAATGACAACCAAAGCAGGTTTATCGTAAGTTTTTAGTTCATGAAAAGGCTGTGTTTTTAACCTATCAGCAGACATTGTGAAATCACTGAGTGTGAGGTTGTATATATTGACGGGAATAAAAGGAGGAAGGTTGTGtattttgaatgtgtgagtgtgtgtgtgtgtggaaagtcCCCCTCAGCTCAGACTCAGGGAATTGTGGAGTGTGATGGCTTGGGGATAGAAACTGTTGCACAATGTACCAGTGGGGGCCTGAATGCTGCGGTACTTTCTTCCAGGGTGCAGGAGAATAAAGAGCAAAGAACTGTACTGTCTCAGTTCACCAAACAGAACAATCTTTGGTTTTAAAAGACTTCGACATTCATGAAATCTGCATGGGTCTCTGGAGATAAAATCCATGAGCTACAAAGAAATGTCACCAATCCAACTCCTCTTCTGTTCTCACCACCAAGCATCGCTTCTCCTACTGCTGTTGCCTTTCTAAATGAGATTGGATGCTGCCTTGGCTTCCAACTGTTGCTCCAGCACCTGGCGCTTCTCTTGAATCCGGTGTGTGTGTCATCTCTGCAGCTTCTGTGCTGGAAGCTCAGCCCTCAACGTTATTGTAGCCAAGAATCACTTCTCCTGCTGTGGTCTCTTCTTGCCAGCCTAGGCATTATCTTAGCTGCAGCCTCTCCTTGCTGTTGCGAGAGCACAATTGTGACTGCACACTATTCCAACCACCTGATGCATCTACTTCCTCCAGTGTCATCTCAGCCACAGCTGACATTGCTTTCCCTCCATGCCTGCCGAGGCAACTGTTAGCTACCGCAGCTCCACCAGTGTTGTAATGTCCAGTGTTGTACTTCCTGCCATCACAAACATCTGCTGCTGCTTCCTCACCCACATGTTCCTCATCCTACAGTGCCCTTGCTGGGTGGTAAAGAAGGCTGCTGTTGAGCCCTTAGCTGGTCCTGTTAGGCAAGAACATGTTTTACTTGATGCTCCCTTCTTGCAGGAATCAATCATATTTTCCCCCTACAACACAGGGGTCACTGTTCTGCTGTAGCTGTCCAGCAAGTCTCCTAAAGATGGATAGGGAGAttaatcccacttctgacaccacttgcagtgagtgtaaaaagagagagagataggagagGCTGCCATTATTTCTCATGGGTGCTCTCTATTGTGCTGTAAAAGAGGGCTTAGGACATGAAAGGAGTTTGTGCTTGGTCTACAGCCTGTTCCAGGGGATGCCACTTgccatcacacacacctcatgcAGACCCCCAACAACATGCACTAGCCCCAAACTTCTACACAACACTTAAACCCCAATATGTACAACCATGAGTTTTAACCCTAAAGCCCCAAACAGGTCCCGACTGTGTTTACATACTGTAGTGCTGCTTGTGTCACCACTGTGCAACCAGTTGACCCAATACCATTACAGACAGTCGTCAAAGTGCCCGTTTGATCAGGGAAGCTAAAACAATGgataatgaatgtagaaacaaggaggtgatcaTAAATTTCTGATTGCATACACACTTTTACGTTGGATATAGTCATAGACAGGAGCTGCAAAACAGCCAAATATTTACAAGcttgttaaaaatatttcatgtaATTCAGAAGTATTCCTATATAACTTCCAAACATTTATAACAAAAAGACAGACGCGGGAGATACACATTTGCTTGGATTTAACAAAACTGGTTTGTCCCTCTGTCTACCACAGTGTAGGCTGCAAACCAATTTCAGCCTCCAGCTTCATAAACGtttacaacaaacaaaacattgcagtaaaataaaaaaatgaaatcaaaCTATAGCCAGGTCCATGTGAATTATGAATACAGAAGGAattgaaaatgaacaaacaaatcaaGTTGTGGCTGCAACTTACAGTTGTGAATGTGAGTTCTCCAGACACCATTTGCTGATTTACGTGAATTGATtacttcatttaaataaaacaattcttGAAAAAAAgctgtatattttaatattagatTTTATGTAAGAGATAAAGCAGATcttaatacagggggtcctcgacttacgacgttgatccgttcctacgtcgcgttgTAAACTGATTTTTGGTGTAATTCGGAACATaggtacatactgtacgtaaataacatactgtaagcacttatcctatcctaacacctatcctcctgggtcccgagccacgtaaacatgtattcttccgccgcgccgcacacaccaaacacgaagttcacgttacgatgtttacgacgcaaaaccacttaagtcgaaacaaggctttatacagtaaatgggagatgtgtcataACCACGAAACaccgtaactcgggactgacgtaacccgaggacctcctgtaattCAAAAACAGATAACCATCTTCAAATTTTTCCCTGTGTTTGCTTAGAAgaaaaattacactgaaataaaaatgataatttaACTTTTTGTGGAGGATGAACGTTTTTCTATAAAACAGAACTAtaacaaaaaatgaaatatgaaattaataattTCTCTTATGTAGTAACTATTAGAAAATACACAATCTCACAAAGTTTTTAAACAACGTTGAGgtcaaaaaatgtataatggAGATAAATTCACTtcgattttatttatttgtaatagaactgaaaaagaaacaggagttagattaaaaagagaatatTCTAGAATCTTTCTGTCTTCAGCCCTGGTCACTGTGATACATCTGTAACGGCTTCAGAAGGAACTATATAACCTTTCCCCGCTGGAATTCCGGCACTGAGTGATGTGGTCCAACTTCTAGTGTCACGATATGTCAGCAGAATTTCAAACactgcacaaacaaacaaacatttcctTTTTTATGATGTACACAACGATTATGTGTAACAACTGACGgcaaaaaatgtattgtataaaaagagaaaaaaaaacaaaaaacaagtaaaataaCTCCACTCAGTGTTAAATTAAACTCCCCACATTCTCAGCTTAACTGTTTATGCTTGTATCTGTCAGCTGATTGGATGAATATCTCATGATGTAAAAGGTGAAATAAATATGAGATACATAAATGCAGGCAAAATGTTTTAGGTGTATAACTGAATTTCACTCTTGAATAACTCGATTCTTATTTTGCCTTGAACCAACAATTTAAGTGTGCTGCAGACATCAAATTTTATATTCGTTCATAAATACTAAACACAATGATATTTTAAGTGATATGACAAAACATTggaattgtaattaaaaaaaagagaatacaagggaaaaaaaaaaatttcacagATTTTGTTCTCACTAAATTTTACAAAAATGAGTTTGGAAACAGAGtttgtacagtggaacctctacctacgaacttgatccgttccgtgacccggttcgtaagtggaaaagttcgtttctcgattttccccatttaaaataatggaaaagcaattaatgcgttccagcccccaccccgaaagtcaccctttttgcactgatatatgtttacaacactctcaaattagtaaaaaaatacatgtagcgttactaaaaataaaagagaaatacagtggaaacagtaataaaagagaaataataaagttgtaagtggttatacatcgctaccttgaagacgtgatgactggctggaggagtaacacaagcactggctgtatgacgggaggtggggggtgggtggaataacggagagtaggcggtgaatgtggggagcgtagatacggcttaacttagcacaaatttcgatgtctgctatttacactaatgctaaattgctaaagctacaatgtgctaatcttaaaagctcactcaagtctgggcgctggaaGACTCGCCTATttgggtcagtggccatttccagccgccggctcggaggaggctcaggttcgtttctagagtcgtggttcgttggtggagggaaaaaatattcaaatgcccggttcgtatcttggaaagttcgttagtagaggctCCACTGTATTTTCATATTCAAGAATAGGTCCCACATgactggtaaaaaaaaagttttagcTGATTTCATAAAGGAGGAGAAAGGAGAGGATCATACCTTGGTTTATTGCTAAAATTTTTGAGTGAAAATTCTTggagtttgtttttttcaccaTGTATTCATCAATGGGCAGCCGCATCATGTGCACACCAAGCTCCTTAGCCCTTGTGTAGCTTATTTTCTGTAGGAGATTCAACACTCAGTAATTACAACCCAGTCATTAACTTTGGAATAGTGTTGTAAATGAATTCTCAAAATTAAGACAAACCTTTTGAATGCTCTCATCTACAAGCCCTCCAAGAATATAGACCTTGTCTCCATCTACTTCTTCTAAAGCTGAAATTTCCAAATAACAAATGGCTTTCACTGGTGTCTCAGGTGATTACTTTTGTCTTTTGATCTCGTTCTTCTcttcattatttaaaacaataaggCAAAGCACAAACCTTCACTTGCATCAGGTGTTAAGAAAACAACGTCTTCAGAAGGAAAGAGGTCTATCCAGCTCTCTTCAGTGACATCAATCTGTTCACAAAAAAGTTTAAAAGCACAATTATTTGATCGCTCAAACAGTTTAGTTTTTTATGCCACGCTAACATTTAAGGAACCTCTAAGTGGTTATGAGTTCTAATTCACTTAGCACTGACCATATAGTTCAGGAACCCAGCGTTCATTCGGATGCATTCCGTGTAAATGAGGCTATCCTTTTTCATGTCGGTCAATAAGAGGTGAAAAGGCTTCTGCGCTTTCTTATTGCATCCATAGAGTCGTCTTATTTGACCTGCAAGACGACTGATCTCCTACAAGCACAAATGCAACAATGATTAAATAATGGACACGTTTACATGTGATAACAGAAATGATAAATTTGTGTAATTAGCTTAGTTTTCTTTGCAAACATTTTTAAGCACTGTTTCGGGTTTAAATAGATTCTCACTTTGTGTGACATGCAGTCAGTCATCCCCAGATCCACACACAGTCTTGGTCCAGTTGTTCTAGCCTCCTCTAGGCGCTCTTTAGTTATGGCCTTGATCACACGCTTACTGAACTGAGGCCCAACAACATCTACAGTAGAAATATAATTCAATTCAACAGTTatcagagaaaaggaaatgtaACGTATGTGAAGCTGACCCAGTAGTTCTCAAGCTATAACTGGTTAAAACCCATTTTACAGGCTTTAAACACTTACTGGTGTTTCAAAATTATACTCAAATACTTTTTCTTTAGTGTCGTTGAcaaacagctccagagtcctgtggttgtgggttcaaacctcactccgggtgactgtctgtgaggagtgtggtgtgttctctctgtgtctgcgtggttttcctccgggtgactgtctgtgaggagtgtagtgtgttctccgtgtgtctgcgtgggtttcctccgggtgactgtctgtgaggagtgt belongs to Hoplias malabaricus isolate fHopMal1 chromosome 9, fHopMal1.hap1, whole genome shotgun sequence and includes:
- the trmt10b gene encoding tRNA methyltransferase 10 homolog B, whose protein sequence is MDDPEVLMMQELLKIDVELSSTAANREEALCSKNVMRKQRNWERRIEAKKTKRKEEKERRKQNQQDKDVVGPQFSKRVIKAITKERLEEARTTGPRLCVDLGMTDCMSHKEISRLAGQIRRLYGCNKKAQKPFHLLLTDMKKDSLIYTECIRMNAGFLNYMIDVTEESWIDLFPSEDVVFLTPDASEALEEVDGDKVYILGGLVDESIQKKISYTRAKELGVHMMRLPIDEYMVKKTNSKNFHSKILAINQVFEILLTYRDTRSWTTSLSAGIPAGKGYIVPSEAVTDVSQ